Proteins encoded by one window of Mesorhizobium sp. INR15:
- a CDS encoding c-type cytochrome, with translation MACHTAPGGAAMAGGLSIATPIGTIVATNITPSKEDGIGNYTLEQFDAALRKGVRADGKHLYPAMPYTSYALLSDDDVAALYAYFMNGVIPVETRPAETKLPFPFNIRLSMAAWNLLFLDKGPYQPDPAHDAEWNRGAYLAQGPAHCGTCHTPRNLFMAEKTSAEMAGGDVGFWHAPNITSDANSGVGGWTVDELVAYMRDGHAAGKSQAAGPMAEAVDNSLRLLTPEDLKAIAVYVKSIPAVQDAADTQPVFAWGNPSNDLASIRGVALPQNLGAMTGPQLYDAYCATCHQADGQGSFEGGLPPLLHNTALGRENTNNLVMVMLEGLHHQPDILMPGFAKELSDTQVATLGTYLIQHFGNPAAKVDVAQVAKLRAGAVSTILVTIAQAAVALGIIVMLGLIGLWFFRRRRRTVAIPH, from the coding sequence GTGGCATGCCACACCGCACCCGGCGGCGCGGCCATGGCCGGCGGCTTGTCCATCGCTACGCCGATCGGCACGATCGTCGCCACCAACATCACGCCGTCGAAAGAAGACGGCATCGGCAACTATACGCTGGAGCAGTTCGACGCCGCTTTGCGCAAGGGCGTGCGCGCCGACGGTAAGCATCTCTATCCGGCCATGCCCTACACGTCCTATGCGCTGCTTTCCGACGACGACGTCGCCGCGCTCTATGCCTATTTCATGAACGGCGTGATACCAGTCGAAACCCGCCCCGCCGAAACTAAGCTGCCGTTCCCGTTCAACATCCGCCTCTCGATGGCGGCGTGGAACCTGCTGTTCCTCGACAAAGGTCCCTACCAGCCCGACCCCGCGCATGACGCCGAATGGAACCGTGGCGCCTATCTGGCGCAGGGACCGGCGCATTGCGGCACCTGCCACACACCCCGCAATCTGTTCATGGCGGAAAAGACATCCGCAGAAATGGCCGGCGGCGATGTCGGCTTCTGGCATGCGCCCAACATCACGTCCGACGCCAATAGCGGCGTCGGCGGCTGGACCGTCGACGAACTGGTCGCCTATATGCGCGACGGTCACGCGGCGGGCAAGAGCCAAGCGGCAGGCCCGATGGCGGAAGCCGTCGACAACAGCCTACGTCTCCTGACGCCCGAAGATCTGAAGGCAATCGCGGTCTACGTGAAATCCATTCCGGCGGTTCAAGACGCTGCCGACACGCAGCCCGTCTTTGCCTGGGGCAATCCGTCGAACGATCTGGCGAGCATACGCGGCGTGGCGCTGCCGCAAAATCTGGGCGCCATGACCGGGCCCCAGCTCTATGACGCCTATTGCGCGACCTGCCATCAGGCCGATGGGCAGGGCAGTTTCGAAGGCGGCCTGCCGCCGCTGCTGCACAACACCGCGCTCGGCCGGGAAAACACCAACAATCTGGTGATGGTGATGCTGGAAGGACTGCATCACCAACCGGACATCCTGATGCCGGGCTTTGCCAAGGAGCTTTCGGATACACAGGTTGCGACTCTAGGCACCTACCTGATCCAGCATTTCGGCAACCCGGCCGCGAAGGTGGACGTCGCGCAAGTCGCTAAACTCCGCGCCGGCGCCGTCTCCACAATTTTGGTCACGATCGCCCAAGCAGCCGTGGCGCTCGGGATCATCGTCATGCTCGGGCTTATCGGGCTGTGGTTCTTTCGCCGACGTAGAAGAACCGTCGCGATCCCGCATTGA
- a CDS encoding AlpA family transcriptional regulator: MSEPDRIIRLKTVLARTGLSRSTIYRKIAEGTFPAQIQISVNGAGWRESDVNMWVENPAYWRPRREGDKIR, translated from the coding sequence ATGTCCGAGCCGGATCGTATTATACGCCTGAAAACCGTCCTTGCCCGGACCGGCCTGTCCCGCTCGACTATCTATCGCAAGATCGCCGAAGGCACGTTCCCCGCTCAGATCCAGATCAGCGTCAATGGTGCTGGCTGGCGCGAATCCGATGTTAATATGTGGGTAGAAAATCCCGCATATTGGAGGCCGAGGCGAGAAGGTGATAAAATCCGATAA
- the rhaI gene encoding L-rhamnose catabolism isomerase codes for MSETIISASVVEKDNAARKTALERDYASLGERLDRRGIAIDAIRDKVEKFAVAIPSWGVGTGGTRFARFPGAGEPRDIFDKIEDCAVIQQLTRATPTVSLHIPWDKADPNRLKQAASRFGLGFDAMNSNTFSDAKGQKLSYKFGSLSHADAGTRRQAVEHNLECIEIGKTLGSKALTVWIGDGSNFPGQVNFAKAFERYLDAMKAVYAELPEDWKLFTEHKMYEPAFYSTVVQDWGTNYMISKELGDKAFCLVDLGHHAPNVNIEMIVSRLIQFKKLGGFHFNDSKYGDDDLDAGSIDPYRLFLVFNELVDAELSGAEGFDPAHMLDQSHNVTDPIESLMLSAVEVQRAYAQALLVDRKALEGYQDANDALMATQTLKAAYRTDVEPILAMARQQTGGAIDPVAAYRAAGYRAKVAAERPAVAGGSGGIV; via the coding sequence TTGTCTGAAACCATCATCTCCGCCAGCGTCGTCGAGAAGGACAATGCGGCCCGCAAGACAGCGCTTGAACGCGACTACGCCTCGCTGGGCGAGCGGCTCGACCGTCGCGGCATCGCCATCGACGCAATCCGCGACAAGGTCGAAAAATTCGCGGTGGCAATTCCTTCCTGGGGCGTTGGCACCGGTGGCACGCGCTTCGCCCGCTTTCCTGGTGCTGGCGAACCGCGCGATATCTTCGACAAGATCGAGGACTGTGCCGTCATCCAGCAATTGACCCGGGCGACGCCGACCGTGTCGCTGCATATACCGTGGGACAAGGCCGATCCGAACCGGTTGAAGCAGGCCGCTTCGCGTTTCGGTCTGGGCTTCGATGCGATGAATTCGAACACGTTTTCCGATGCCAAGGGCCAGAAACTGTCCTACAAATTCGGCTCGTTGTCGCATGCCGATGCCGGTACGCGCCGGCAAGCTGTCGAACACAATCTCGAATGTATCGAAATCGGCAAGACGCTGGGCTCCAAGGCGCTGACCGTGTGGATCGGCGACGGTTCCAACTTCCCCGGCCAGGTCAATTTCGCCAAGGCGTTCGAGCGCTATCTCGATGCCATGAAGGCTGTCTATGCCGAGCTGCCGGAAGATTGGAAACTCTTCACCGAGCACAAGATGTATGAACCGGCCTTCTATTCCACGGTCGTGCAGGATTGGGGCACCAACTACATGATATCAAAGGAGCTGGGCGACAAGGCTTTCTGCCTGGTCGACCTTGGCCACCATGCGCCCAACGTCAACATCGAGATGATCGTGTCGCGGCTGATCCAGTTCAAGAAGCTCGGCGGCTTCCACTTCAACGATTCGAAATATGGCGACGACGATCTCGATGCCGGCTCGATCGATCCCTACCGCCTGTTCCTGGTCTTCAACGAACTGGTCGACGCCGAACTCTCGGGCGCGGAGGGCTTTGACCCAGCCCATATGCTGGACCAGAGCCACAACGTCACGGACCCGATCGAAAGCCTGATGCTATCGGCGGTCGAGGTGCAACGCGCCTACGCCCAGGCCTTGCTGGTCGATCGCAAGGCGCTGGAAGGCTACCAGGACGCCAATGATGCGCTGATGGCCACGCAGACGCTGAAAGCCGCCTATCGCACCGATGTCGAGCCGATCCTGGCGATGGCACGGCAGCAGACCGGCGGCGCCATCGATCCGGTCGCGGCTTACCGAGCGGCGGGCTACCGGGCGAAGGTTGCGGCGGAACGGCCAGCTGTTGCCGGCGGTTCCGGCGGAATTGTTTGA
- a CDS encoding GMC family oxidoreductase, which translates to MADALSADFVVVGSGIIGSLVARKLALAGASVIILEAGPRVTRGELVARFRNSTRRSDWMSPYPPAAWAPHPVYQPESNNYLVQAGPYPYPAEYIRQVGGTTWHWAAHAWRNVPNDFRIKSLYGVGADWPMTYEDLEPFYQEAEEIMGVSGAPNTGSPRTKPFPMEPVAEPYAMARLRERLASDYQVVTNTTARNSRPYHGRPACCGNNSCQPICPIDAQFHGGLAAQYAEAAGARLVPNANVYRLEHDEKGHIAVALYYDPDKISHRVTAKTFFVAANGIESPRLLLLSASSKFPTGLANSSDMVGRNLMDHPSTSLTFDADEEVWLGRGPQSPSSINTMRDGAFRSEHAPYRLDFTNISRVDGATKSLIAAGVYGSELEKRLRYSAAREVNVKNVLEVLPDPAHRITLSSEKDAMGIPKPEAHYAIVDYTVRGHERSQQDFKRIAELMGGTNLRFSKEGDFANNQHICGTLSMGSDPKTSVCDGYGRAHDHENLFLASTGVLPTSATCNSTENGLAVALRSVSHLLGQQGTAAGGAAGEAKS; encoded by the coding sequence CCTGGAAGCAGGGCCGCGTGTTACGCGCGGCGAACTGGTGGCGCGCTTCCGCAACTCGACCCGTCGCAGCGACTGGATGTCGCCCTATCCGCCTGCCGCATGGGCGCCGCACCCCGTCTACCAGCCCGAGTCGAACAACTATCTCGTGCAGGCTGGGCCGTATCCTTACCCCGCCGAATATATCCGTCAGGTCGGTGGGACGACGTGGCACTGGGCGGCGCATGCCTGGCGCAACGTTCCCAACGATTTTAGGATCAAGAGCCTCTACGGCGTCGGTGCCGACTGGCCGATGACCTATGAGGATCTCGAACCCTTCTATCAGGAAGCCGAGGAGATCATGGGCGTCTCCGGCGCACCCAACACGGGTTCCCCGCGCACAAAGCCCTTTCCGATGGAGCCCGTGGCCGAGCCTTATGCCATGGCGCGCCTGCGCGAGCGGCTTGCCTCTGACTATCAGGTCGTGACCAACACCACGGCGCGCAATAGCCGCCCCTATCACGGGCGGCCAGCCTGTTGCGGCAACAACTCCTGCCAGCCGATCTGCCCCATCGATGCCCAGTTCCATGGCGGGCTTGCCGCGCAGTACGCCGAGGCGGCCGGGGCAAGGTTGGTTCCAAACGCCAATGTCTACAGGCTCGAACATGACGAGAAGGGCCATATCGCGGTCGCCCTCTATTACGATCCCGACAAGATCTCGCACCGGGTGACGGCTAAGACCTTCTTCGTCGCCGCCAATGGCATTGAAAGCCCTCGCCTGCTGCTGCTGTCGGCCAGCTCCAAATTTCCGACCGGACTTGCCAACAGTTCCGACATGGTCGGCCGCAACCTGATGGATCACCCCAGCACCTCGCTTACCTTCGACGCAGACGAGGAGGTGTGGCTGGGGCGCGGGCCGCAGAGCCCGAGCTCCATCAATACGATGCGCGACGGCGCGTTCCGCTCCGAACATGCGCCCTACCGACTCGATTTCACCAACATCTCGCGTGTCGATGGTGCGACGAAGAGCCTGATCGCGGCGGGCGTCTACGGCAGCGAACTCGAAAAGCGCCTGCGCTACAGTGCTGCGCGCGAGGTGAACGTGAAGAACGTGCTGGAGGTACTGCCTGACCCCGCGCACCGGATCACGCTAAGCTCGGAAAAGGATGCGATGGGCATCCCCAAGCCCGAGGCGCATTATGCAATAGTCGATTATACCGTACGCGGCCACGAGCGATCCCAGCAGGATTTTAAGCGCATCGCTGAGCTGATGGGCGGTACCAATCTACGCTTCAGCAAGGAAGGCGACTTCGCCAACAACCAGCATATCTGCGGCACGCTGAGCATGGGCAGCGACCCCAAGACCTCAGTCTGCGATGGGTACGGTCGCGCGCACGACCATGAGAACCTGTTTCTCGCGAGTACCGGCGTGCTGCCGACATCGGCGACCTGCAATTCGACGGAAAATGGCCTGGCGGTGGCGCTGCGCTCTGTCTCGCATCTTCTGGGGCAGCAGGGGACCGCGGCTGGCGGCGCTGCCGGGGAGGCAAAGTCATGA
- the ggt gene encoding gamma-glutamyltransferase → MPLTRRTLIGVTLSLAFAFTPSAAVFAASPAPAKGENGMVVTAQHLASEVGVEVLKKGGNAVDAAVAVGYALAVVYPNAGNIGGGGFMTIRFKDGTSTFLDFRERAPLAATKTMYLDKDGNPVKGASLDGYLAVGVPGSVAGFEMAREKYGTLTRQDLMAPAIRYAKDGFALVQGDVASLDGSAARLAKDPAAAAIFLKPDGKTYVIGEKLFQPDLAASLSAISDKGPDAFYKGAIADAIVKASGAKGGILAKQDFEQYAVRELKPVTCNYRGYEITSSPPPSSGGVIICEILNVLEGYPLSYLGAGSAETVHVMVEAMRHAYVDRNSALGDPDFVDNPVSKLLDKAYAKDIRSKIDPFRAGVSVDLMPKGFGESKETTHYSIIDKDGNAVAVTYTLNGSFGAGVVADGTGILLNNEMDDFTQKPGVPNLYGLVQGEANAIQPKKTPLSSMSPTIVAKDGKPFMVIGSPGGSRIITITLEAIVNVIDHGMNIQEAIDAPRIHHQWLPDTVYIEPFGLSPDTEKLLAGMGYHLDLADQTWGQAAGILVGGKSLAEIEKGGGARYNGAIDSRAASGEALGY, encoded by the coding sequence ATGCCCTTGACCCGCCGGACGCTGATTGGCGTCACCCTTTCGCTTGCATTCGCCTTCACGCCATCCGCTGCCGTCTTCGCCGCATCTCCAGCACCGGCCAAGGGCGAGAACGGCATGGTCGTCACGGCCCAGCACCTGGCTTCGGAAGTCGGCGTCGAAGTGCTGAAGAAGGGCGGCAACGCCGTCGACGCGGCGGTTGCCGTCGGCTATGCGCTCGCCGTCGTCTACCCCAATGCCGGCAACATCGGTGGCGGCGGCTTCATGACCATCCGCTTCAAGGATGGCACATCGACTTTCCTTGATTTCCGAGAGCGCGCGCCGTTGGCCGCCACCAAGACAATGTATCTCGACAAGGACGGCAACCCGGTAAAGGGCGCCAGTCTCGACGGCTATCTAGCGGTTGGCGTGCCCGGCTCCGTCGCAGGCTTCGAGATGGCACGCGAGAAATACGGCACGCTGACCCGGCAGGACTTGATGGCGCCGGCCATACGCTACGCCAAGGATGGCTTCGCGCTTGTCCAGGGCGATGTCGCCTCGCTCGACGGCAGTGCCGCAAGGCTGGCCAAGGATCCAGCCGCTGCCGCGATCTTCCTCAAGCCGGACGGCAAGACCTACGTGATCGGCGAAAAGCTGTTTCAGCCCGACCTTGCCGCATCGCTATCAGCCATTTCCGACAAAGGCCCGGACGCCTTCTACAAAGGGGCGATTGCCGATGCCATCGTCAAGGCAAGCGGTGCCAAGGGCGGCATTCTGGCCAAGCAGGATTTCGAACAATACGCGGTGCGTGAGCTGAAGCCGGTGACCTGCAATTACCGTGGTTACGAGATCACGTCCTCGCCGCCGCCGAGTTCGGGCGGTGTCATCATCTGCGAAATCCTCAACGTGTTGGAGGGCTATCCGCTGTCTTATCTCGGTGCCGGTTCGGCCGAGACCGTTCATGTCATGGTCGAAGCCATGCGCCATGCCTATGTCGACCGCAACTCGGCGCTGGGCGATCCGGATTTCGTCGACAATCCGGTCTCGAAACTGCTCGATAAGGCCTACGCCAAGGACATCAGAAGCAAGATCGACCCGTTCCGGGCAGGCGTTTCGGTGGACTTGATGCCGAAGGGTTTTGGCGAGTCGAAGGAGACGACGCATTATTCCATCATCGACAAGGACGGCAACGCGGTCGCGGTCACCTATACTTTGAACGGCTCGTTCGGCGCCGGCGTCGTCGCCGACGGCACCGGCATCCTGCTCAACAACGAGATGGACGATTTCACCCAGAAGCCGGGCGTGCCCAACCTCTATGGCCTGGTCCAGGGCGAGGCGAATGCCATCCAGCCGAAGAAGACGCCATTGTCTTCGATGAGCCCGACCATCGTCGCCAAGGATGGCAAGCCGTTCATGGTCATCGGCAGCCCAGGCGGCTCACGCATCATCACCATCACGCTGGAGGCGATCGTCAACGTCATCGACCACGGCATGAACATCCAGGAAGCAATCGACGCGCCGCGCATCCATCACCAGTGGCTGCCCGACACGGTCTATATCGAGCCGTTCGGCCTGTCGCCGGACACCGAAAAGCTGCTGGCCGGCATGGGCTATCACCTCGACCTCGCCGACCAGACCTGGGGGCAGGCGGCCGGTATCCTGGTCGGCGGCAAGAGCCTGGCGGAAATCGAGAAGGGCGGCGGAGCGCGCTACAACGGCGCTATCGACAGCCGTGCCGCATCGGGCGAAGCGTTGGGCTATTAG
- a CDS encoding NADPH-dependent FMN reductase translates to MTTHRVGYFIGSLAKRSINRKLASALVRLAPPELVMSEILFKDLPLYSYDYDVDYPPVAKSFKAAIAAVDAVLFVTPEYNRSIPGGLKNAIDWASRPYGTNSFTRKPSAVIGTSPGAIGTAVAQQSLRSVLSFCNSPQMNAPEAYIQFTPGLITDDGEVTNDGTAEFLSNYMAEFHTFIARVRSVLPKDA, encoded by the coding sequence ATGACCACGCACAGGGTAGGCTATTTTATCGGAAGCCTTGCCAAGCGATCGATCAACCGTAAGCTTGCCAGCGCTTTAGTGCGGCTGGCGCCGCCGGAACTCGTAATGTCGGAGATATTGTTCAAGGACCTGCCGCTATACAGCTACGATTATGATGTTGATTATCCGCCTGTTGCCAAGTCGTTCAAGGCCGCGATCGCGGCAGTAGATGCCGTGCTCTTCGTCACTCCGGAATATAACCGCTCCATACCCGGAGGGCTAAAAAACGCGATCGACTGGGCGAGTAGGCCCTATGGCACCAATTCCTTCACCCGCAAGCCTTCGGCGGTCATCGGCACCTCGCCAGGCGCTATCGGCACCGCCGTCGCCCAGCAGAGTCTGCGCAGCGTGCTCAGCTTCTGCAATTCTCCGCAGATGAATGCCCCCGAAGCTTATATCCAGTTCACGCCGGGGCTGATCACCGATGACGGCGAGGTCACCAATGACGGCACCGCCGAGTTCCTCAGCAACTACATGGCCGAATTCCACACTTTCATCGCAAGGGTCCGTTCGGTGCTTCCCAAGGATGCTTAG